A part of Brachybacterium faecium DSM 4810 genomic DNA contains:
- a CDS encoding ATPase component of Mn/Zn ABC-type transporter (PFAM: ABC transporter): MSGASVARAGQRVLHDVDLRIDSGELVALLGANGSGKSTLLRAAVGVLPLETGCAHLFGQPVHRGSSHERVGYVPQESSEAGSIPATARETVASGLLSARSWWPRSRDPRVMDALDAVGMADLAGRPITRMSGGQRRRVMIARALVRAPRLLVLDEPFSGVDVPTQELIAGLFRELSAAGTTILVVLHETGPLAGDIRRAVVLDHGRVVHDGAEQDRPRLHPGHGHPEDAAPLDECLGQEIHPL; the protein is encoded by the coding sequence ATGAGCGGGGCCAGCGTCGCGCGCGCCGGCCAGCGCGTCCTGCATGACGTGGACCTGCGCATCGACTCCGGTGAGCTGGTCGCCCTGCTGGGTGCGAACGGCTCCGGGAAGTCCACGCTGCTGCGCGCCGCGGTGGGGGTGCTTCCCCTCGAGACCGGCTGCGCGCACCTGTTCGGGCAGCCGGTCCATCGCGGCAGCTCCCACGAGCGCGTCGGCTATGTGCCCCAGGAATCCTCGGAGGCGGGCTCGATCCCGGCCACCGCCCGGGAGACGGTCGCCAGCGGGCTGCTCTCGGCCCGCTCCTGGTGGCCCCGCAGCCGCGACCCCCGCGTGATGGACGCCCTCGACGCCGTCGGGATGGCCGATCTCGCGGGCCGGCCGATCACCCGGATGTCCGGAGGCCAGCGCCGACGGGTGATGATCGCCCGCGCCCTGGTGCGGGCCCCGCGGCTCCTCGTGCTCGATGAGCCGTTCTCGGGAGTCGACGTGCCCACCCAGGAGCTCATCGCCGGACTCTTCCGGGAGCTCTCCGCCGCGGGGACCACGATCCTCGTGGTCCTGCACGAGACCGGCCCGCTGGCCGGCGACATCCGCCGCGCGGTGGTGCTCGACCACGGCCGGGTCGTCCATGACGGCGCCGAGCAGGACCGCCCACGCCTCCACCCCGGCCACGGACACCCCGAGGACGCGGCCCCCCTCGACGAGTGCCTCGGACAGGAGATCCACCCCCTATGA